The Piliocolobus tephrosceles isolate RC106 chromosome 4, ASM277652v3, whole genome shotgun sequence genome contains the following window.
AAACCACCACATATCTTAAAGCTGACAAGCTAACATCTTTCAACATTTCAAGAGACCCTTGCTCTAGTTGTGGCTTGGGATTGTGTAGCTGTAGAGGCATCAGGTGAACGCATTCAGGGGCCAGACCAGCTGCTGCCCCTTAACCTTTGACCCTGGATTTCAAGTTCCCTCCAGAGTTCAGGCCTGTCTCCTGGAGTTCTTTATAGAAAGCTCTCACCGATTTCTCGAATCCCATCTCTGGAGATGGGTCATGCTTCAGAAAGAAGCTGGAAGTGCAGGCCCATCTGGGTAAAACAGGCTGCAGTGGACAAAGCTGGAAACAGAATGCGGCTCCAGGCGTTGACTGGGCTGCAGTCTTGGGCGGGTTTGGACTGCCAGGAGCAGGCCGCGATAGATCAACCAAGTGGTAGTCCCAGGGACCTTCAGGTTGTTGGAGGCAAACTGGGCACTAGACCAGCTAAAGGCCCCGGAGTAGATCGACGAGAGATTTCTGAGAAGGCTGGCAGACCACCACGGATCTTTGTCTTTTTACGTGGAGCCATGGGCGATGCGCTCAAGAACTTGCTGAAGGAGCTCGACTTCTTCAAGCCTCGGGCCAGGTCCTGGAGCATGAGGTCGTCGGCCAGGACGCCCAAAAATGCACTGGTGGTGGAACTGAGGATGGTGGCGGCCACCTGCACCGGGCGCCTGGCAGCAAGACTGCCACTTCCACCACCGGTCGCATCTGGCTCTGTGGTGCCTCGCAGGCCTGGATCGCCAAGAAGGTGGCGCAACGCGTACGAGGAGCCAGGCCGCAGGTACTGGTAGGCGCGACGCCCGCTGTGGTCACGCACGTTCACCTGGGCGCCCAAGCGCACCACCAGCAGCACAGCGGCGTCCTCGTGGCCGTGCAGCGCAGCCAGGTGCAGCGGCGTGTAACCGCCGTGGGAGCGCGCGTTCACGTCGACTGGCGCGCCACTGCGCCGCGCGACCTCCACCAGCTGCAGCGCCATCTCGCGGTCGCCGCTCTTGGCGGCCCAATGCAGGGCCGTGAAGCCAGACATGAAGTCGCGCTTGGCCGCCAGGCCGCGGTCGCGCAGCAGCAGCCCGTGCAACTGGTGGGTCCAGCGGCCCCCGGCCGTCCGCACGAGCCACTCGTGCTCTGACGGCTCCAAGGGCACGGCGGACGGCGGCGGCGCGGCGGGCACCTCCTCGGCGTCTGGGCTCAGCAGACGCGGGCCGGCGCGCGACAGGCGCCTCAGGTGCGGGGAGCGGCCCGGGCCCAGGCCGAGGCCCAGACCGGTCTCTTCCACCGACAGCCGCCTCAGCAGCAGAGGGGAGCTCCGCGGGCTCGGCTCCTCCGACAGC
Protein-coding sequences here:
- the SOWAHA gene encoding ankyrin repeat domain-containing protein SOWAHA produces the protein MALAAAAAAAAAGVSQAAVLGFLQEHGGKVRNSELLSRFKPLLDAGDPRGRAARRDRFKQFVNNVAVVKEFDGVKFVVLRKKPRPPEPEPFGPQGAAAQPSKPTVVLPGDAPAPGAPPLVPVPRPVEQPGDPGPLTETQDTPWGAASKPAQPAGERSADPPLPALELAQAPEGPSADAAPPPRAPSEAASPCSDPPDPEPGPGAAKGPSQQKPCMLPVRCVPAPATLRIRAEEQGLRRQLSEEPSPRSSPLLLRRLSVEETGLGLGLGPGRSPHLRRLSRAGPRLLSPDAEEVPAAPPPSAVPLEPSEHEWLVRTAGGRWTHQLHGLLLRDRGLAAKRDFMSGFTALHWAAKSGDREMALQLVEVARRSGAPVDVNARSHGGYTPLHLAALHGHEDAAVLLVVRLGAQVNVRDHSGRRAYQYLRPGSSYALRHLLGDPGLRGTTEPDATGGGSGSLAARRPVQVAATILSSTTSAFLGVLADDLMLQDLARGLKKSSSFSKFLSASPMAPRKKTKIRGGLPAFSEISRRSTPGPLAGLVPSLPPTT